In Lodderomyces elongisporus chromosome 1, complete sequence, the DNA window ttatttaaagagagagagtgacagcagaaaatatatatatatattatatattatatatatacacacacacacactcatAATAGAAATAGTACTAATCGTAGAGGTAGAGTCGAAGATAATACAATAATCACGACGAAAACTATCATCGACAATATTCCCAGAAGATTAACCACACTTTAAACCCAGTTTATTTATCCCCCCCAAATTCATTCCGcccctttttcctttctttttttcttttccatcaGTTATTCATCTTGGTTGCTATTGTTTCTATTGGAATATTTTCTCTTAATAATAGTATAATAGAGAATACGAAAGTAGGAataagcaaaaacaaaaaagcaaaaaaaagcaaaaaaagcaaagaaagcAAGAAGAATCAATGGCGTCTACTACTGAACAAAGGCAATCACAGCAGCCTGTTTCGTCCTTGACAAAATTGCTAAACGAGTCGTCCACACCACTGTCTAGAAATGGATCTTCAACCACATTGACAGCAGATGGCAAGGAGCAAGCCAATACAGCTGCAGAAAATCCCGGAGCTGCTAGTATTtctacaaaacaaaaggctGCACCAAACTCAGCATCGAATGGTATAGCCATCAGAATCAACAACCAACCTCGACTTTCTAGAGAGTCTTCAAGTTCGAACTTGGGACCAGAAGTCATAAATGGATTCGACCCATCTCCAAACACCAAAATCTCCTCTCCCAATATTCCTTCATTCACTccagcaacagcatcacCGTTCACAAGACAACCATCAAACTCGCTATTAAGCAACCAGCTATTCCAAAACACTGCAGCACACAGAAACACAGCTAGTCCGAGAAATCTCCGCAACAATTCGCTAAGCCATTCCTCATTCACGGCACAGATGGGCAGTGAAAGTTTATCGTCCTCGATACCATACTCTGCCCCAGGCGGTAAAAACTCCAACACTGCACAACACTCTCAAAGTGGCGCAAATGGATCTTCATTCCAACGTGAATCCTTCTTGTCGCAACCTCTACCACcacaagcacaagcaccagcaccatcatcatcatcagcacACCAACAAACACAACCATCAATAAATGGCGAACCAACTTTTTCCACCTCACATATCCCCAATCTACCAAACGGCCAACCAATCAACAGTATAAACATTCAATCCCCACAAGTGAGTTCATCGAGCATCGACTCCAGATTTGTCatttcaaaacaaagagtAGCTCAAGCCCAAGCTGCGCAACAAGCGCAACAGGCCCAATTGGGCTCGTCACATAGATCGGGATCTCAAAGCGGActatccttttttttctcatcctcttctctgtcaaaaaacaaaccatCCAAAAAGAACTCCTCGACTGATTTGGGCTCCTTCTATAACAACTCGTACCAGGACAATGAAGTGTCAGGCTCACCTGCATCTTTCTCCTCAAGCGATTCACTTCAATCGGCCGTGGCTTTTAGCACAAATGGATCAGCAACACCCTCAAGACACAACTCAATGAGCAACTTGAAACGGTTTTTTAAGAAATCTACACCGGCACAGCCTCCAGCTTCGTCTAAtttatcttcatctttgcGAAGTAACGGCAACaacagtagtagtagtaatagcGGTgctggttttggttttggtggaGGAACCGGATTTAGCGGCGGTCATGCCAGCGGTCATGCCAGCAATTATGCCAGCGGTTCTGCTGGtagtgttggtggtggtactTCGCACTCTGTTAATATCCCTTCACCTTCAACCAATTCATTTACACATAGTGGTCAAAACTCCATTAATGGATTAGGTGATATGATGTCAACTTCCTCATATTCTGCTTCACCCGGTGCAGCGTCATCCATATCAATCAGCCGCTCATCAACATTACTGAACAAAATTAACTACCAAGAACGCCGTTCCTCGGTTTCACATGTTCTcaaccaaaaccaacaactcccattttcaaaaagataCAGCAAATTTGGAGAAAATTTGGGTGCAGGAGCTGGTGGCGCCGTGAGGTTAGTAACCAGAATTAGTGATGCCAAGATGTTTGCCGTGAAGGAGTTTAGAGCCAAGTATCAAACTGAAAGTAAACGTGATTatgcaaaaaagattacTGGGGAATATTGTGTGGGATCAACTTTGAAGCATCCAAACATTATCGAGACTGTTGAAATCTGCTATGAGAACGAGAGGATCTTGCAAGTTATGGAATATTGCGACTATGATTTGTTTGCCATCGTGATGTCCAACAAGATGTCTCGCGAGGAGATTAATTGTTGCTTTAAACAGATCCTTTCAGGTGTTCACTACCTCCATTCCTTGGGTTTGGCGCACCGTGATTTAAAACTAGACAATTGTGTTATTGACTCTAGAGGAATTGTCAAGATTATTGACTTTGGTTCAGCTGTGGTGTTTTCATACCCTTTCTCAAAAACACTTATTGAGTCCCAAGGGATCGTTGGTTCTGATCCTTATTTGGCACCCGAAGTGTGTGTTTTCAACAAGTATGACCCTCGGCCAGTTGACGTATGGTCAACTGCCATTATCTTTTGCTGTatgatgttgaaaaaattccCATGGAAGGTTCCCAAACTCACAGACTCAAGTTTTAAACTCTTTGCCACCCGGGGAGAGTTTATCCCCATTTCGgaaatgttgaaaaagacaCCGCAAGATATGGAGACTTCGACGAGCCGAGGATCGTCAGGTGGCTTGAGCAATTTGGATGATATCAGTGAAGCATTGGAAGATGAGATCACTTCGAAGAAGGCCACCCCAGAACAAAATACTACAAATTTCAAGAATGGAGATACGCCTTCCTCGGCTGCCAAAGATCACACATCGAGTGAAACCGGAGCCAATAGGCTTCTTTTGGCTTTACCCGAGGACTGCAGAAAATTAATTGGAAGGATGGTGGAGCTTGCACCGGCGTGCAGAATCACTATTGATGAAGTGTTTGAAGACCCATGGCTAAAAtctgtgtgtatgtgtacgATTGAGGAGACTGCACCAGGTACAGGCGAGTATGATGTTATAAAGTGCCAAGATCACGAGCATACTCAAGTAGATCAGTCCAAGGCTCACATCGCAGCATTTGAAAAGggcaagaagaaataagCTGGCAATTTGGCAAGTTTATAAGTAATAGAAATGGAAAGAGAGGGTATAAAATCTAgatctttgtttttgcatttccgtttttattttcattttcattttagatTCCATgttcatcttcaattttcaattttcatttttcattttttaattttcatttcaaatCCTGtcctttgctttctttgttAGAGTCTACATGCATTAAACTAGAGACCAAATTTGAATTCCAACTCTTGCTTGTAAAGTCATATCTCTTATCATATTGCACCGTTAGTTTTCCTCCTTATTATATGCAAGCTCACGATATTTTAATTTGGTACAGGTATCGGCAAGAGAAGAGAGGAGGACTCTACTACTGCTGCGACTACTACAGGTGGACAATGAAACCGTTCTCTTGGAGCAACGTCCATACCCTTTATGATATTCAAGAAAACATTATTCATTCTTGGTATTCACAAGAACAACACTTCCTTgcaatatttatttatttatatatatatatatatttatttacatAGACACACATGCACacattcattcttttttttcttcgtctATAGCTTCTCCTGACCTCATGGAATAACTTTGACCCCAACAGCTGTAGCTGTACTTATGACACTACCGACGATAGATTTCATAGGCACTCCCTTATGTCGGTCATCGGTAGCTTTGATTTTGGCAATTTCCCATACATGTTTCAAGCTGATTGTGCCTGCAGGTTCCTCTTTCAAAGTCTTTGCAGCACCTTGTTTGATGCCTGCCGCTTTCATTATCAACCACGATGTAACTGGCGATTTGATTTCGAATGAGAAAGATCTATCTGGCTTCACCTTGATTGCACATGGAATGGGGATACCTGTCTCGTAATGGGCGGTACGTGCGTTAAACTCCTTACAGAAATCAATGGCCTTAACACCTTTAGAACCTAATGCTGGACCAACTGGTGGAGCAGGAGCTGCTTTACCTGCCTCCACCACTAATTTAATCATTGCTCCCTTGGATGCCATCTTGTCTTATGGATCTAAATATATGGGTAATGAAGTCTTTGATgaatgttttattttttctttattgtttgAATCGTCTGGAATTGTGGTTCCGTGATTTTaaaagtgtttttttttttggagaaatcgattttcctttctaaatgcatttttttggtctatttttttcaatccattttttttttaattttttaattttttctttgttctccTCCTctatttaatttattttgctttggATGGTGATACttatcaagaaacaaaaaaaaaacaaaaaaaaagacactAAATAGCGGCACATAAATTTGCAGcaaagaaagtaaagaaaaaaaaataagaaaccAGAAACTAGAGACCAAAATCAGGACAAAGGTAAAGTTGTATAACTAAAGGTCATCAGAATAATCAATAATGAGTTCCCGGAAATTACCGTTGTCAGCAAGAGCCAAGACCACTGCTTTGAAACAACCGAAAGAAGTGTTTACATTTACTCGAGACATCGAAGGTAAATACCACTATAACGCTGAACATTCTCATGATGGATTATCCTATTACTATCTCCCAGACTCCAAAATCGACACAAGAATCGATTTGCAACTGGGGTTTAAACACTTTAAACAAATCCCACTCGAGGAGAATTTGGGTGATTTTCACCCATTTCTTGAGGCTATAATGAAGTACGAACAAGAAGGCTCATCGCGGTTGTCTGGGGATATTGTGACATTTCGCGGTATAATGACCAAAATTCTCTCTTTGCCATATAATCTTACGGACCCGTTGGATTTGGTTATCGTGCCATTTGATGGGCAGC includes these proteins:
- the NPR1 gene encoding Nitrogen permease reactivator protein — translated: MASTTEQRQSQQPVSSLTKLLNESSTPSSRNGSSTTLTADGKEQANTAAENPGAASISTKQKAAPNSASNGIAIRINNQPRLSRESSSSNLGPEVINGFDPSPNTKISSPNIPSFTPATASPFTRQPSNSLLSNQLFQNTAAHRNTASPRNLRNNSLSHSSFTAQMGSESLSSSIPYSAPGGKNSNTAQHSQSGANGSSFQRESFLSQPLPPQAQAPAPSSSSAHQQTQPSINGEPTFSTSHIPNLPNGQPINSINIQSPQVSSSSIDSRFVISKQRVAQAQAAQQAQQAQLGSSHRSGSQSGLSFFFSSSSSSKNKPSKKNSSTDLGSFYNNSYQDNEVSGSPASFSSSDSLQSAVAFSTNGSATPSRHNSMSNLKRFFKKSTPAQPPASSNLSSSLRSNGNNSSSSNSGAGFGFGGGTGFSGGHASGHASNYASGSAGSVGGGTSHSVNIPSPSTNSFTHSGQNSINGLGDMMSTSSYSASPGAASSISISRSSTLSNKINYQERRSSVSHVLNQNQQLPFSKRYSKFGENLGAGAGGAVRLVTRISDAKMFAVKEFRAKYQTESKRDYAKKITGEYCVGSTLKHPNIIETVEICYENERILQVMEYCDYDLFAIVMSNKMSREEINCCFKQILSGVHYLHSLGLAHRDLKLDNCVIDSRGIVKIIDFGSAVVFSYPFSKTLIESQGIVGSDPYLAPEVCVFNKYDPRPVDVWSTAIIFCCMMLKKFPWKVPKLTDSSFKLFATRGEFIPISEMLKKTPQDMETSTSRGSSGGLSNLDDISEALEDEITSKKATPEQNTTNFKNGDTPSSAAKDHTSSETGANRLLLALPEDCRKLIGRMVELAPACRITIDEVFEDPWLKSVCMCTIEETAPGTGEYDVIKCQDHEHTQVDQSKAHIAAFEKGKKK
- the MRPL19 gene encoding mitochondrial 54S ribosomal protein YmL19 (BUSCO:EOG09265BG5), yielding MASKGAMIKLVVEAGKAAPAPPVGPALGSKGVKAIDFCKEFNARTAHYETGIPIPCAIKVKPDRSFSFEIKSPVTSWLIMKAAGIKQGAAKTLKEEPAGTISLKHVWEIAKIKATDDRHKGVPMKSIVGSVISTATAVGVKVIP